The DNA sequence TGCTGGTAGCAATGAAGAGGTACAACGATTCGCTTCAGTGCTTTGACGCCGCAATCCAGGCAGATCCCATGAACTACGAGGCCTGGAGCAACAAGGGCAACACGCTTATCAGCATGGGAAGGCTCGATGATGCCATCTCAGCATTCGATAGATCTATAATCGTAAATCAGACCTACGCCGGCGCCTGGATAGGCAAAGGTATTGCCCTCTACTACCAGGAGAGGTACCACGAGGCCCTGGCGATGTATGAGAGGGCTCTCCAGCTGGATCCTGGCAACCCAACCGCCCTGCGCAACAAGGGTCTTGCACTGAAAAAGCTCGGCATGAATAAAGAGGCTGAGGAGGCATTCAGAGCCGCGGAGCTGAACCAGAGGAGATGATATGACGTGAACATCAGCGACTGATATTGTTGTATCTGCAACGAGTCGCCAACTGCTCCGGCCTGAAGACCGGAGTTTGCGCCCTGTTTATTCTCTATCACCAGCTCGATCTCTCAGCGCCTACGACTGCTCGAGATTCCCA is a window from the Methanothrix sp. genome containing:
- a CDS encoding tetratricopeptide repeat protein — its product is MRKLTVLLMLVILLDASAAQNTPQELVDNAKALFAARDYNQALNLTETALRMNGGLEQAWLLRGKILLTRGMLREAYQSFDRATQLDVSDAEAWNFKGIVLVAMKRYNDSLQCFDAAIQADPMNYEAWSNKGNTLISMGRLDDAISAFDRSIIVNQTYAGAWIGKGIALYYQERYHEALAMYERALQLDPGNPTALRNKGLALKKLGMNKEAEEAFRAAELNQRR